A genomic segment from Deinococcus cellulosilyticus NBRC 106333 = KACC 11606 encodes:
- a CDS encoding GNAT family N-acetyltransferase, whose protein sequence is MRYFQERALTPEQLAQASDLQATINKQRGLDLKLGLDYEPLTVHETPWHRHHLVFEGDRLVGYGSILGAYHMPELKIMVAPEHRRKGIGTQILNTMVRVCQVPGVQKILGICEAASPEGQAFLQKREVTLDFAEYRMVLDLGDLEAPVLPAGITVMQATPADAEAIAEGAQSDFGFTMNLAELRKELANEGEPHQVLKVNGRVVANLRVFHTANRAGIYAFRVHPDFRRRGLGELLMRQVLSSLQDQYQQAWLEVNSDNPAAIALYRKLGFDISVNYGYYRL, encoded by the coding sequence ATGCGCTATTTTCAGGAGCGGGCCCTCACGCCCGAGCAACTGGCCCAGGCAAGTGACCTGCAGGCCACCATCAACAAACAAAGGGGTCTGGACCTCAAACTGGGTCTGGATTACGAACCCCTCACCGTGCACGAGACCCCCTGGCACCGCCACCATCTGGTTTTTGAAGGGGACAGACTGGTCGGTTATGGCAGCATCCTCGGGGCTTACCACATGCCCGAACTCAAAATCATGGTGGCTCCAGAGCACCGCAGAAAAGGCATTGGCACACAGATCCTGAACACCATGGTCCGGGTCTGTCAGGTGCCGGGCGTGCAGAAAATTCTGGGCATCTGTGAAGCCGCCTCTCCTGAAGGTCAGGCCTTCTTGCAGAAGCGCGAGGTCACCCTGGACTTTGCCGAGTACCGCATGGTGCTCGATCTGGGTGATCTGGAGGCCCCTGTTCTGCCTGCAGGCATCACGGTCATGCAGGCCACACCAGCAGATGCAGAAGCCATTGCAGAAGGAGCACAGTCGGATTTCGGGTTCACCATGAACCTTGCAGAGCTGCGAAAAGAACTTGCGAATGAAGGGGAACCCCATCAGGTCCTGAAAGTGAATGGAAGGGTGGTCGCAAACCTCAGGGTCTTCCACACCGCGAATCGGGCAGGGATTTATGCCTTCCGGGTGCATCCCGATTTCCGCCGTCGGGGTCTGGGTGAACTCTTGATGCGTCAGGTGCTTTCCAGCCTGCAGGACCAGTACCAGCAGGCATGGCTGGAGGTCAACTCAGACAATCCTGCGGCCATTGCGCTCTACAGGAAGCTGGGTTTTGACATCAGCGTCAATTACGGCTACTACCGCCTTTGA
- a CDS encoding glycoside hydrolase family 3 N-terminal domain-containing protein: MKQSRTLLLTMMMSISLVACGQTGGTTPPPGPGPDKPTVFQNFESAVDVDAADSTAQIRTFKEKGEDPLVITQETIKNAENKDTKALKVQYTLTGSWGGFDFKIADASGKKWGSTDWSSFKAITFMFYGDGSGKTYRFDLLDNKGPNKDIDSAERFEFPFKDDTKGWKKIEVPFDQMVRRGWQPSGETPNDGVTLSEVWGFTFELSNGQGEAVSRTIFIDDIQLIPGGTKPPVTVKVSLDTSRVAVNEGQQATVTVKLDKKPTSPVTVKYSTADKTAKAGSNYTAASGTLTFAAGEDSKTFSIQSSNNNVAEGNLTVKYTLSNPTGATLDTTKEGILYIKDDEKFPYQDSTKSVEARVNDLLSRMTLEEKIGQMTQAERSAVNGKKYDLADLSIGSLLSGGGSAPTTGNNPVDWANMVDDFQNHSLLNRLSIPMLYGVDGVHGHHNVYGATIFPHNIGLGATRNPELVKKIGEVTAAEIYATGIRWDFSPCLCVGRDERWGRTYESFGEDPEIASMMTPIIDGYQGTSLNNKNSVMATAKHYVGDGGTTWNNGKIDQGDTQVDEATLRKIHLAPFIEAIKHNVGTIMPSYSSWNGQKLHGHKQLLTDILKTELGFKGFLISDWAAIDQIPGDYNSDIKNSINAGLDMIMVPDKYQTFITGAIAEVNAGNIPMSRIDDAVKRILTKKFELGLFEKPFSDRSELAEVGSAAHRAVARQAVQESLVLLKNDSLLPLKKTGKLLVAGAHANDIGLQSGGWTISWQGKAGAITKGTTILEGIKQVAPTATVDHVVTPSAADVTGKGYEAAIVVVGEQPYAEGAGDNGTLTLSAADQATVNNVCSNVKCVVVLISGRPMIVNDQLAKSSAFVAAWLPGSEGAGVADVLFGDKNFKGKLSFSWPKSVAQLPLNVGDATYDPLFAYGFGLSYNQ; the protein is encoded by the coding sequence GTGAAACAATCCAGAACCCTTCTTCTAACCATGATGATGTCCATTTCGCTGGTCGCCTGCGGCCAGACGGGCGGTACCACACCTCCTCCTGGCCCGGGTCCAGACAAACCCACAGTGTTCCAGAACTTTGAGTCTGCTGTGGATGTGGACGCTGCAGACAGCACCGCCCAGATCCGCACCTTCAAGGAGAAAGGCGAAGATCCGCTGGTCATCACCCAGGAGACCATCAAGAACGCCGAAAACAAGGACACCAAAGCCCTGAAAGTGCAGTACACCCTGACTGGAAGCTGGGGCGGCTTTGACTTCAAGATTGCCGATGCCAGCGGCAAAAAGTGGGGCAGCACCGACTGGAGCAGCTTCAAGGCCATCACCTTCATGTTTTACGGGGACGGCAGTGGCAAAACCTACCGTTTTGACCTGCTGGACAACAAGGGTCCCAACAAGGACATCGACAGTGCAGAACGCTTCGAGTTTCCTTTCAAGGACGACACCAAAGGCTGGAAGAAAATCGAGGTGCCTTTCGACCAGATGGTGCGCCGTGGCTGGCAACCCAGCGGAGAAACCCCCAACGATGGGGTGACCCTCTCGGAAGTGTGGGGCTTCACCTTTGAGCTGTCCAACGGTCAGGGAGAAGCCGTCAGCAGGACCATCTTCATTGATGACATCCAGCTCATTCCCGGTGGAACCAAACCACCTGTGACCGTGAAAGTCTCACTGGACACCTCCAGGGTGGCTGTGAACGAAGGCCAGCAGGCCACCGTGACCGTCAAGCTGGACAAAAAGCCCACCAGTCCCGTGACTGTCAAGTACAGCACTGCAGACAAAACGGCCAAAGCAGGCAGCAATTACACCGCAGCTTCGGGCACCCTGACCTTTGCTGCTGGAGAGGACAGCAAGACCTTCAGCATCCAGAGCAGCAACAACAACGTGGCCGAGGGGAACCTGACCGTCAAATACACCCTGTCCAATCCCACCGGAGCCACGCTGGACACCACCAAGGAAGGCATCCTCTACATCAAGGACGATGAGAAGTTCCCCTACCAGGACAGCACCAAGAGCGTGGAAGCCCGTGTGAATGACTTGCTCTCCAGAATGACCCTGGAAGAGAAAATCGGTCAGATGACCCAGGCCGAGCGCAGCGCAGTGAACGGCAAGAAGTACGATCTGGCCGACCTGAGCATTGGTTCTCTGCTGAGCGGTGGCGGTTCTGCTCCCACCACCGGAAACAACCCTGTGGACTGGGCCAACATGGTGGATGACTTCCAGAATCACTCCCTCTTGAACCGCCTGTCCATTCCCATGCTCTACGGGGTGGATGGGGTGCACGGGCACCACAACGTGTATGGGGCCACCATTTTCCCCCACAACATCGGTCTGGGGGCCACCCGCAACCCTGAGCTGGTCAAGAAGATCGGTGAGGTCACCGCAGCTGAAATCTACGCGACAGGCATCCGCTGGGATTTCTCCCCCTGTCTTTGCGTCGGACGGGATGAACGCTGGGGCCGCACCTACGAGTCCTTCGGAGAAGATCCCGAAATCGCCAGCATGATGACCCCCATCATTGATGGTTATCAAGGGACATCCCTGAACAACAAAAACAGCGTGATGGCCACCGCCAAGCACTATGTGGGCGATGGTGGAACCACGTGGAACAACGGCAAAATTGATCAGGGGGACACCCAGGTCGATGAGGCCACATTGCGCAAAATTCACCTGGCCCCTTTCATTGAGGCCATCAAGCACAATGTCGGCACCATCATGCCGTCCTACAGCAGCTGGAATGGTCAAAAACTGCATGGACACAAGCAGCTGCTCACGGACATTCTGAAAACCGAACTGGGATTCAAGGGCTTCCTGATCAGTGACTGGGCCGCCATTGACCAGATTCCCGGGGATTACAATTCAGACATCAAGAACTCCATCAATGCGGGTCTCGACATGATCATGGTGCCCGACAAATACCAGACCTTCATCACTGGAGCCATTGCAGAAGTCAATGCAGGTAACATCCCCATGAGCCGCATTGATGATGCTGTGAAACGCATCCTGACCAAGAAATTTGAGCTGGGCCTCTTTGAGAAACCCTTCTCTGACCGCAGCGAACTCGCTGAGGTGGGTTCCGCAGCCCACCGTGCCGTCGCCCGTCAGGCCGTGCAGGAATCGCTGGTGCTGCTGAAAAACGACAGCCTGCTTCCCCTGAAGAAGACTGGAAAACTGCTGGTCGCTGGTGCGCATGCCAATGACATCGGCCTGCAGAGCGGGGGCTGGACCATTTCCTGGCAGGGCAAGGCTGGAGCCATCACCAAAGGCACCACCATTCTGGAAGGCATCAAGCAGGTGGCCCCCACAGCAACAGTGGACCATGTGGTGACCCCCTCTGCAGCAGATGTCACAGGCAAAGGTTATGAAGCCGCCATCGTGGTGGTCGGCGAACAGCCCTACGCCGAAGGGGCAGGGGACAACGGCACCCTCACCCTGAGTGCTGCAGATCAGGCCACCGTCAACAACGTGTGCAGCAACGTCAAATGCGTGGTGGTCCTGATTTCTGGTCGCCCCATGATCGTGAATGACCAGCTTGCCAAATCCAGCGCTTTCGTGGCCGCATGGCTCCCTGGCTCTGAGGGTGCAGGGGTGGCAGATGTGCTCTTTGGGGACAAAAACTTCAAAGGCAAACTCTCCTTCAGCTGGCCTAAGAGCGTTGCGCAGCTTCCCCTGAACGTGGGAGACGCCACCTATGATCCCCTCTTTGCTTATGGTTTCGGGCTGAGCTACAACCAGTAA
- a CDS encoding GH1 family beta-glucosidase, producing MLDLNVFPRTFKWGTATAAYQIEGAAHEDGRGISIWDVFSYTPGNVKKGDSGDVACDHYHRYAEDFRLMKDLGMNSYRLSIAWPRILPKGRGEVNEKGLAFYDHLIDELLKHGIEPFVTLYHWDLPQALQQLGGWANRDTVDAFEEYTRIVVNRLGDRVKNWITHNEPWCAAFLGHGAGVHAPGLKDVGVSMQVAHHLLLSHGKAVRIIKEHNPEHKVGITLILGPSHAASESAEDQAAAARHDAFLNTIYLDPLYGRGYPKVLFDHVPQFAPKVQEGDLEIIATPTDFLGINYYQRSILKHTEENPFNFEGVRPPGPEFTFFDWEVYPQGLYEVLTRVQQDYAPKEIFITENGATFEDTLTEDGQVHDEQRRFYIERHLKAVQDAISEGVPVNGYFAWSFLDNFEWAEGFEKRFGLVYVDYPTQNRYVKDSGKWYSKLVKAALGAVEV from the coding sequence ATGCTTGACCTGAACGTTTTCCCTCGCACTTTCAAATGGGGCACTGCAACTGCTGCTTACCAGATTGAGGGGGCAGCCCATGAAGATGGACGCGGAATTTCCATCTGGGATGTCTTCTCCTACACCCCTGGCAATGTGAAAAAAGGGGACTCTGGAGACGTCGCCTGCGACCATTACCACCGTTATGCCGAAGACTTCAGGCTGATGAAAGACCTCGGGATGAACAGTTACCGCCTGTCCATTGCCTGGCCCCGCATCCTCCCGAAAGGCAGGGGAGAGGTCAATGAGAAGGGCCTGGCGTTCTATGACCACCTGATCGACGAACTCCTGAAGCACGGCATTGAGCCTTTTGTGACCCTGTACCACTGGGACCTCCCGCAGGCCTTGCAGCAACTCGGAGGCTGGGCCAACCGGGACACCGTGGACGCTTTCGAGGAATACACCCGCATTGTGGTGAACCGCCTGGGCGACCGGGTCAAAAACTGGATCACCCACAATGAGCCCTGGTGTGCTGCCTTTCTGGGACATGGTGCGGGGGTGCATGCTCCGGGCCTGAAAGATGTGGGGGTCTCCATGCAGGTGGCCCACCACCTGCTGCTCTCCCACGGCAAAGCTGTACGCATCATCAAAGAGCACAACCCTGAGCACAAAGTGGGCATCACCCTGATTCTGGGGCCAAGCCATGCCGCAAGCGAATCTGCAGAGGATCAGGCCGCAGCAGCCAGACACGACGCCTTCCTGAACACCATCTACCTGGACCCCCTGTATGGTCGGGGTTACCCGAAAGTGCTCTTTGACCATGTGCCCCAGTTCGCCCCGAAAGTGCAGGAGGGGGACCTGGAGATCATCGCCACACCAACGGATTTCCTGGGCATCAACTATTACCAGCGCAGCATCCTGAAACACACCGAGGAAAACCCCTTCAATTTCGAGGGGGTGCGTCCTCCCGGACCAGAATTCACCTTCTTTGACTGGGAAGTCTATCCTCAGGGGCTGTACGAGGTGCTGACCCGTGTGCAGCAGGATTATGCTCCGAAGGAGATCTTCATCACCGAAAATGGAGCCACCTTCGAGGACACCCTCACCGAGGACGGTCAGGTGCATGACGAGCAGCGCCGCTTCTACATCGAACGCCACCTGAAAGCCGTGCAGGATGCCATTTCCGAAGGGGTGCCCGTAAACGGCTACTTCGCCTGGAGCTTCCTCGACAACTTCGAGTGGGCAGAGGGGTTTGAAAAACGCTTTGGTCTGGTTTATGTGGATTACCCCACCCAGAACCGTTACGTGAAGGACTCCGGGAAGTGGTACAGCAAGCTGGTGAAAGCAGCGCTGGGGGCTGTGGAGGTTTAA
- a CDS encoding cytochrome P450, which produces MQDIQNLFTAEGIQNPYPFYDNLRNHSPAIYMPDWNSVFVTGHPENAALLRDPRASVERLSLSAEDLRKPEFMPVNALYHMMLFRDPPNHTRLRSLVSQAFTPRVVAEMRGLIEELLDDILDGVAAQDGMEVLQDLAGPLPVTVIVKMLGLNAEDASRFKRWSESIAVLLDGGVESQIMMPRIMQDVQDMNVYFRRVADDLRENPQPGLMTALAGAELEGDKLSSEELLSNAVLLLVAGHETTTNLIASGLHALITHPEQLADLRAHPELMDGAVEELLRFVSPVQATSRVLKGEMEIAGQNVPAGTQIQVMLAAANRDPRVFHDPHTLNLRRDASKHLALAAGHHYCLGASLARLEAKVVFEKLLERFSRFELQQQHLTYRPNFTLRGLTELRVRMKR; this is translated from the coding sequence ATGCAAGACATTCAGAACCTCTTCACCGCCGAAGGCATACAGAACCCCTACCCCTTCTATGACAACCTGAGAAACCACAGTCCGGCCATATACATGCCAGACTGGAACAGTGTTTTTGTCACCGGACACCCGGAGAATGCCGCCCTCCTCAGGGACCCGAGGGCCAGTGTGGAGCGGCTCAGCCTGTCTGCAGAGGACCTCAGGAAACCCGAGTTCATGCCGGTGAATGCGCTCTACCACATGATGCTGTTCCGGGACCCGCCGAACCACACCCGCCTGCGCAGCCTGGTCAGTCAGGCCTTCACCCCCAGGGTCGTTGCAGAAATGCGCGGCCTGATTGAGGAACTCCTTGATGACATTCTGGATGGGGTTGCCGCCCAGGACGGGATGGAGGTGCTTCAGGATCTGGCCGGACCCCTCCCGGTCACGGTCATTGTGAAGATGCTGGGCCTCAATGCAGAAGACGCCTCCCGGTTCAAACGGTGGTCGGAAAGCATCGCGGTGCTGCTCGATGGGGGTGTGGAAAGCCAGATCATGATGCCCAGAATCATGCAGGACGTGCAGGACATGAACGTCTACTTCAGGCGGGTCGCCGATGACCTCCGGGAGAATCCCCAGCCTGGACTGATGACCGCCCTGGCCGGAGCAGAACTTGAGGGAGACAAACTGAGCAGCGAGGAACTGCTCTCCAACGCCGTGCTCCTGCTGGTGGCCGGGCATGAAACCACCACCAACCTGATCGCCAGTGGCCTGCACGCACTGATCACCCATCCGGAACAGCTTGCAGACCTGCGGGCACATCCTGAATTGATGGACGGCGCAGTGGAAGAACTGCTGCGTTTCGTGAGCCCCGTCCAGGCCACCTCAAGGGTGCTCAAGGGTGAAATGGAGATCGCAGGCCAGAACGTCCCAGCAGGAACCCAGATTCAGGTGATGCTGGCCGCTGCCAACCGCGACCCCAGGGTCTTTCATGACCCGCACACCCTGAATTTGCGCCGGGATGCCAGCAAACACCTCGCCCTTGCTGCAGGACACCATTACTGCCTGGGGGCAAGTCTGGCCCGTCTGGAAGCAAAAGTGGTCTTTGAGAAACTGCTTGAGCGGTTCAGCCGTTTTGAGTTGCAACAGCAGCACCTCACCTACCGCCCCAATTTCACCCTGCGGGGCCTCACTGAACTGCGGGTCAGGATGAAACGGTAA
- a CDS encoding aminoglycoside phosphotransferase family protein, with product MHEHEVNTSEDLVQRLLDLQFPEYAHLPLKHLESSGTDHRMYRLGEDLVVRLPKVSWATPQMGKEHHWLPRLAPHLPLTIPTPVAQGVPAEGYPWNWSIYKWIEGENATLDRMSDSCQTARKLAEFVLALQSIDPTGGPLPGDHNFGRGVPLQMRDGMTRHNISQLEGWFDVQALTDAWERALNAPVWEGEGVWLHGDLQAGNLLAKNGTLHAVIDFGGLAIGDPACDLMVAWNLFDAKSRQVYRQALGVDNATWERGKGWALSVAVVALPYYRHTNPGLVAISEYALQQVLADAET from the coding sequence TTGCACGAACACGAAGTGAACACCAGCGAAGATCTGGTCCAGCGTCTGCTGGACCTCCAGTTTCCTGAATACGCCCACCTGCCCCTGAAACATCTGGAATCCAGCGGAACCGACCACCGCATGTACCGCCTTGGAGAAGACCTGGTGGTGCGCCTTCCCAAAGTCTCCTGGGCAACACCCCAGATGGGGAAAGAACACCACTGGCTTCCCAGACTGGCCCCTCATTTGCCCCTGACCATTCCCACCCCTGTTGCCCAAGGGGTGCCCGCAGAAGGCTACCCCTGGAACTGGTCCATCTACAAATGGATTGAGGGTGAAAATGCCACCCTGGACCGCATGAGTGATTCTTGCCAGACGGCAAGAAAGCTTGCTGAATTCGTGCTGGCCCTCCAAAGCATCGACCCCACCGGTGGCCCCCTGCCCGGAGACCACAACTTTGGCAGAGGGGTCCCGCTGCAAATGCGAGACGGAATGACCCGCCACAACATTTCCCAACTTGAAGGCTGGTTTGATGTTCAGGCCCTGACTGACGCATGGGAACGTGCCCTGAATGCACCTGTCTGGGAAGGAGAGGGGGTCTGGCTGCATGGTGATCTGCAAGCAGGAAACCTGCTGGCAAAAAATGGGACCCTCCACGCCGTGATTGACTTTGGAGGGCTTGCCATTGGTGATCCAGCCTGTGACCTGATGGTCGCCTGGAACCTCTTTGATGCAAAATCCCGTCAGGTTTACCGTCAGGCCCTTGGGGTGGACAATGCCACCTGGGAACGTGGGAAAGGCTGGGCCTTATCCGTTGCTGTGGTGGCCCTGCCTTACTACCGCCACACCAATCCCGGTCTGGTTGCCATCTCGGAATATGCTTTACAGCAGGTGCTGGCAGACGCAGAAACCTGA
- a CDS encoding MFS transporter, which translates to MNPSTATPPQTVSRQAQSTITLFAIALALFQTGFGIGMPVFAKQMDQLGAGVAGLGYLTTAFAAGQLIFAPIMGSLADRFGRRPFALLAMLAMLLANLIYPYIENVNLMVAVRFLQGALGAGLMPAAMGAVGDLIPEKERARWAGIVMGGFAFGFIFGPTLGGVLYDRFGLFAPFFVSAGLAALTLVLALFRLPETHRKATTSAQKAAAAQPVRFTPFLLLLLTLDFFNTFVFSFVEPQMILHFYNDLGWSATVFGIIVGVYGIVTAAGQAFLGQLSDRFGRMPIIVLGFVLSIPLYLMLLLSSSIPMMILAAIFAGLGAALIAPALSAAYLDLTSDHDRARVMGYKQSASAIGMVAGPLLVAVLSEPLQGSGVFLVGTILSGIAALLALMNTLRRKPALAIGD; encoded by the coding sequence ATGAACCCATCCACTGCAACACCCCCCCAGACCGTTTCCAGACAGGCCCAGAGCACCATCACCCTTTTCGCCATTGCCCTTGCCCTCTTTCAGACCGGATTTGGCATTGGGATGCCCGTATTTGCCAAGCAGATGGATCAGCTTGGGGCGGGAGTGGCTGGACTCGGCTACCTGACCACCGCCTTTGCTGCCGGACAGCTGATTTTCGCACCCATCATGGGAAGTCTGGCAGACCGTTTTGGTCGCAGACCCTTTGCCCTGCTCGCCATGCTGGCCATGCTGCTTGCCAACCTGATCTACCCCTACATCGAAAACGTCAACCTGATGGTGGCTGTGCGCTTCCTGCAAGGAGCACTGGGCGCAGGTTTGATGCCCGCAGCCATGGGTGCCGTCGGAGACCTGATTCCCGAGAAAGAACGGGCACGCTGGGCAGGCATTGTGATGGGTGGATTTGCTTTCGGGTTCATTTTTGGTCCCACCCTCGGAGGGGTGCTGTATGACCGATTTGGACTGTTTGCCCCCTTCTTTGTCTCTGCTGGACTGGCCGCCCTGACCCTGGTTCTGGCCCTGTTCAGACTCCCTGAGACCCACCGCAAAGCCACCACCTCTGCACAGAAAGCCGCTGCGGCCCAGCCTGTTCGCTTCACCCCCTTCCTGCTTCTGCTGCTGACCCTGGACTTCTTCAACACCTTCGTGTTCTCTTTCGTGGAACCGCAGATGATCCTGCACTTCTACAACGACCTCGGCTGGAGTGCCACCGTCTTCGGCATCATCGTGGGTGTCTATGGCATTGTGACCGCAGCAGGCCAGGCTTTCCTCGGGCAACTCAGTGACCGCTTTGGACGCATGCCCATCATCGTGCTGGGATTTGTGCTCTCGATTCCGCTGTACCTGATGCTTCTCCTCAGCAGCAGCATTCCCATGATGATTCTCGCTGCCATCTTCGCAGGGCTGGGTGCTGCCCTGATTGCCCCTGCCCTCTCTGCCGCCTACCTGGACCTCACCAGCGACCATGACCGGGCCAGGGTGATGGGCTACAAACAGTCTGCATCTGCCATCGGCATGGTTGCTGGACCTCTGCTGGTCGCCGTGCTCAGCGAACCCCTGCAAGGAAGTGGTGTGTTCCTGGTCGGCACCATCCTCTCTGGTATCGCGGCCCTGCTGGCCCTGATGAACACCCTCAGAAGAAAACCAGCGCTGGCCATTGGGGATTGA
- a CDS encoding TetR/AcrR family transcriptional regulator produces the protein MGSKERREREKQATRDSILTATRQIAESEGWSAVTIRRIADSIDYTAPIVYQHFKNKEDALNAVVQEEFERLIHMMESASASEKNPEAALLKLSEAYLEHALSNLRMYELMNGMAGVDLEATFRCDGCARVCEVAEEALGRWAASRQILFPNVRDIAETLWALFHGAICIVLINPCDVALEKARRLSMQTLQDLMLSWEVRYRMA, from the coding sequence GTGGGCAGCAAGGAACGACGCGAACGTGAAAAACAGGCCACCAGAGACAGCATTCTGACTGCTACACGCCAGATTGCCGAGTCCGAGGGCTGGTCAGCGGTCACCATCCGCCGCATTGCAGACAGCATCGATTACACTGCGCCCATTGTTTACCAGCACTTCAAGAACAAGGAAGACGCCCTGAATGCAGTGGTTCAGGAGGAATTCGAGCGCCTGATCCACATGATGGAAAGTGCCAGTGCCAGTGAAAAGAACCCAGAAGCAGCCCTGCTGAAACTGAGTGAAGCGTATCTGGAGCATGCCCTGAGCAACCTCAGGATGTACGAACTGATGAATGGCATGGCAGGGGTGGACCTCGAAGCCACCTTCCGCTGTGATGGCTGTGCCCGGGTGTGCGAGGTGGCCGAAGAGGCCCTGGGCCGCTGGGCCGCAAGCAGACAGATTCTTTTTCCAAACGTGAGAGACATTGCCGAGACCCTGTGGGCCCTGTTCCATGGCGCGATCTGCATTGTGCTGATCAATCCCTGCGATGTGGCCCTGGAGAAAGCCAGACGCCTGTCCATGCAAACCCTGCAGGACCTGATGCTGAGCTGGGAGGTGAGGTACCGCATGGCATGA
- a CDS encoding LacI family DNA-binding transcriptional regulator yields the protein MNRKRTTIKDVSVLAGVSVSTVSRVLNASGPISQDTRKLVEAAATQLKYQPNPLARALVSRKLGGIGVLVPWIAGPFFGVFLEGIQQVLKETPYRLVVASGQSNRTTELQTLAYLLQNDADGVIYFGERLSAADLEEVNPAGKPLVVLGHDPEQTVHSIGIDEEMGAYLANRYLIDHGHTRIAHITGDPRTHVTRSKLSGYHRALKQAGVSCPDGLVVAADYTESGGYQAALKLLSGPSFTALFCGNDQMAMGAYQALRDFNLRIPEDVSVVGFDDILFSRYMHPALTTVRVPIFEMGAAAANTVLGLLNSTDKEVTPGFEPLLVVRHSVLNLKN from the coding sequence ATGAACAGAAAACGAACCACCATCAAGGACGTTTCGGTCCTCGCTGGCGTCTCGGTGTCGACCGTGTCTCGGGTGCTGAATGCCAGCGGCCCGATCTCGCAGGACACCCGGAAGCTGGTGGAGGCTGCCGCCACACAGCTGAAATACCAGCCCAATCCGCTGGCCAGAGCCCTGGTCAGCCGGAAGCTGGGCGGGATTGGGGTGCTGGTGCCCTGGATTGCAGGTCCGTTTTTTGGGGTTTTCCTGGAAGGCATCCAGCAGGTCCTGAAGGAAACGCCATACCGTCTGGTGGTGGCGAGTGGTCAGAGCAACCGGACCACCGAACTGCAGACCCTGGCCTACCTGCTCCAGAACGACGCCGATGGGGTGATCTATTTCGGAGAGCGGCTGTCTGCCGCAGACCTCGAAGAGGTGAACCCCGCAGGCAAACCCCTGGTGGTGCTCGGGCATGACCCCGAGCAGACCGTGCACAGCATCGGGATCGACGAAGAGATGGGGGCTTACCTCGCCAACCGTTACCTGATTGACCATGGTCACACCCGCATCGCCCACATCACCGGTGACCCGCGCACGCACGTCACCCGTTCCAAACTTTCCGGTTACCACCGTGCCCTGAAGCAGGCCGGTGTCTCCTGTCCAGACGGTCTGGTCGTTGCAGCAGATTACACCGAGTCGGGAGGGTATCAGGCGGCACTGAAACTCCTCTCGGGTCCGTCTTTCACTGCGCTTTTTTGTGGCAACGACCAGATGGCGATGGGAGCCTACCAGGCCCTGAGGGATTTCAATTTGCGCATTCCAGAGGATGTGTCGGTGGTGGGTTTTGACGACATCCTGTTTTCCCGTTACATGCATCCGGCCCTGACCACGGTGAGGGTGCCCATCTTTGAGATGGGTGCTGCTGCGGCAAACACGGTGCTCGGGCTGCTGAACAGCACAGACAAGGAGGTGACCCCTGGCTTTGAGCCTCTACTGGTCGTCCGGCATTCCGTCTTAAACCTCAAAAACTAA
- a CDS encoding HAD-IA family hydrolase: MTVLLFDIDGVILKPPHQLFSIQVAEKYGLSEEVLNRFFMGIFHQCLKGEVNIRDALAPELPMWGYPGTVDDFLAEWFEVDFVPNHEVLAVVDRLKEQGYPIHLATNQEIHRAGYLWERLQDHFDGIFASAHLGAKKPDPEYFQKVGEKLGEGDIYFWDDQVKNVEAAKEAGWKAFVFTTPEAILEVLEPEIQQP, encoded by the coding sequence ATGACGGTTTTGCTTTTTGACATTGATGGCGTGATATTGAAGCCCCCACACCAGCTCTTTTCCATTCAGGTTGCTGAAAAATACGGTCTGTCCGAGGAGGTCCTCAACCGCTTCTTCATGGGCATTTTTCACCAGTGCCTGAAAGGCGAGGTGAACATCCGGGATGCCCTCGCGCCTGAGTTGCCGATGTGGGGGTATCCCGGCACCGTGGATGACTTTCTTGCCGAATGGTTCGAGGTGGATTTTGTTCCCAACCACGAAGTGCTTGCCGTGGTGGACCGGCTGAAAGAGCAGGGTTATCCCATCCATCTGGCGACCAACCAGGAAATTCACCGGGCAGGTTACCTCTGGGAGCGGCTGCAGGACCATTTTGATGGCATCTTTGCCTCGGCACATCTGGGTGCGAAAAAACCCGACCCGGAATACTTCCAGAAAGTCGGGGAGAAACTGGGAGAGGGAGACATCTACTTCTGGGACGATCAGGTGAAGAACGTGGAGGCCGCAAAGGAAGCAGGCTGGAAGGCTTTTGTCTTCACCACGCCAGAAGCCATTCTGGAGGTGCTGGAACCTGAAATCCAGCAGCCCTGA